The genomic window ACCCGAACAACCCGACAGGCGTCGTTTATTCCCGCGAAGAGATCAAGGCGATCGCCGCGTTGGCAGGCCGCTATGGCGCGACCGTTATCGTCGACCAGCTTTACGCGCGACTACTCTATTCCGGCGTCGATTATTCGCATCTGCGCGCGGAAGCTATCGACGCGGAAAATGTCATCACCATCATGGGTCCGTCCAAAACTGAATCGTTGAGCGGTTACCGCCTCGGAGTAGCTTTCGGTTCGAAGGCGATCATCACGCGGATGGAAAAGCTTCAGGCAATCGTTTCCTTGCGCGCCGGCGGTTACAGCCAGGCCGTTTTCCGCACATGGTTCAATGAGCCGGCCGGATGGATGGACCAGCGCGTGCGTGAGCACGAGGCCATCCGTGACGACCTTCTTAAGGTCTTCCGCTCCGGCGAAGGCATCAAGGTTCGCACGACGGAAGCCGGCAGCTACATCTTCCCGCAACTGCCCAGGCTTTCCGTCAGCGGCAAGGATTTCGTCCGCATCCTGCGCCTGCAGGCCAGCGTCATCGTGACGCCCGGTACGGAATTCAGCCCCTATTGCGACGCAAGCGTCCGCCTGAATTTTTCGCAGAACCACGCGGCGGCCATTGCTGCAGCGGAACGCCTCGTCACGCTTGCCGACCGTTATCGTGCATGACACAGGACCGGAGCACAACAGATGGTCTGCCGATTCCGCAGGGGCTTTACGTTCCTGCGGTTCGCTGCGGACACATGATCTTCACGGCTGGAATGACGCCGCGCCAAAACGGCATATTGCAATTCCAGGGGATCATAGAAGCCAATGCCGATCCGGCAACCCATGCCGAAGCGGTGATCCTGTCCTGCAGCAACGCACTTGCGGCAGCCGAAGCGCAGCTGGTCGCAGGTGAAAAGCTTGCGGCAATCGTGAGCCTCACGGTTTATATCGCCACCGTGCCTGGCTTCATGGCACATTCGAAGCTTGCCGATTATGCCTCGCAATTCCTCAAGGATCGCCTCGGCGAAGCCGCAATCGGTTGCCGCGCCGCCATCGGTGTGGCGTCCTTGCCCGGCAATGCGCCGGTCGAAATCCAGCTGATCGCCTCCGTCTAAAATCTCCGCCCCCAGAAAACCCGGCCAAACGC from Agrobacterium vitis includes these protein-coding regions:
- a CDS encoding pyridoxal phosphate-dependent aminotransferase, which gives rise to MTIYAKFERMGTDAAPGQEVRQQVGDIQSLLRGEKIDGRQVDFSHGDVDAFTPTPGSFEVFSAGVEAGGKQAYTEYRGDISIREQLAPAIAGFTGAPVDAADGMILTPGTQGALFLAVASTVANGDKVAIVQPDYFANRKLVEFCDGQMLPIQMDYLNVEGRAGLDVGQLEDAFKAGAKVFLFSNPNNPTGVVYSREEIKAIAALAGRYGATVIVDQLYARLLYSGVDYSHLRAEAIDAENVITIMGPSKTESLSGYRLGVAFGSKAIITRMEKLQAIVSLRAGGYSQAVFRTWFNEPAGWMDQRVREHEAIRDDLLKVFRSGEGIKVRTTEAGSYIFPQLPRLSVSGKDFVRILRLQASVIVTPGTEFSPYCDASVRLNFSQNHAAAIAAAERLVTLADRYRA
- a CDS encoding RidA family protein; translation: MTQDRSTTDGLPIPQGLYVPAVRCGHMIFTAGMTPRQNGILQFQGIIEANADPATHAEAVILSCSNALAAAEAQLVAGEKLAAIVSLTVYIATVPGFMAHSKLADYASQFLKDRLGEAAIGCRAAIGVASLPGNAPVEIQLIASV